In the genome of Ictalurus punctatus breed USDA103 chromosome 3, Coco_2.0, whole genome shotgun sequence, the window tacacaaaaatattattatatgagTATTGAAAGTAGGAtaattcttttaattatttcaattatattttaattaagtGACATAAACAGTGTTTATTAGACAATGTTctcaaaacaaataattttGTTCATAATCATATCAGCTTCAAAATGATGGACAATTAGTCATCTATGTCCTTTAACATGAATTTAGGTCAATAGCACAGAAGTATGCATATCCACTTCCACAGTTAGCGTTAGACCAGCCAActgaaaaaaaggttaaaaaacaaactttaGAACCACATTTAATCTGAATGAAAGCTGACAGGATCTCTGAAATAAGTATATGAGTATATCAGAACaaagtatatcagtatatctgAAAGAAAACAGACATGCAAATCAGCAGAAAATGAACATTACCATTGTTCCTCATGTAAGCACATGGGTAGCTGGACACACTGCTCAGTGAGTACCAGTTAGTGTAGTAGAACCGAGCTGTGTCAACCCACAGCCATGTTCCCTACATAATACACAATCATATGTCttagagaataataataatatcaataatacagaaacataaatggCAATGGCttaatagttttatatatatatatatatatatatatatatatatatatatatatatatatatatatatatatataattttatttatatacttttttttctattaccTGAAAGTTGTAAGCACCAATCCAAGCCTGTGATAGACCAGACATTTCAAGGAAACTCTGCAGGAATCTATGTTCCCCAAGGTTGCGTACAGATGCCAGTCTTGCACCTTCAGTTACACACTTTGCCTAAAGACATAAATcagaagaaagaaggaagggagggaggaaggaagcaaagaaagaaagaaagaaaacaaaagaaaacaaagaaagccCTATAAATGATCAGACATTGTCCTGAGaaacatttcctttttaaaactttctttgtcacttccttccttcctttactCTGAGTGTATCTTAACAATCATTTTCTTTATCCTACTATCTTTTGTTTTATGATTCTGATATTTACCTCAGCATTGAGCCAGGATAGACCTGACCTCATGAGTCGAAAGCAGCGGGATTCATATTTAAGCCATCCAGCTGGACAGTAGCCCAACTTAACTGTGGACAATAATACACATCTCTGTTTTTATGCACAGATTATTTCTACTGGTTCAATAGAATGTActgtttaaaaagtattttctaTTTGAACAAACCTTTTTTAATTTACTTGATTAATAAGATTACCTTCAGCAGCAGCATCTACTTTGAGAGCTTCCTCCTTATCTTCAACTGAAGACACAAGTGATCATGTGTTACTACAATATTGTTTATGGTTCCCACAACATCACAAGTACAGATATGGTTATAGCAAGAAGAACCAATACACCAGTATACTGACCTGCATCGTTCAACTCCTCAACAGCCTGTTCCCCTAGAGGAATTAACCAAATTGTCAAATAACCATAGCCACAAATGATTATcttattaaaattttatatcatatgtttatataagtataaatgaataaacaaatttattttgaaaacacatttatttaattattctttATTCCTCAAGGAAACAGCAGGAGCTTCCACTATcattcttataataataataataataataataataataataatacatttacatttacatttacatttattcatttggcagacgcttttatctaaagcaacttacaaatgaggaaatacaagcaaaggggactactactactactactactactactactactactactactactactaataataataataataacaaccaaATGTAAGACATACTTATTAGAGTGTTTCATTACATTCCAGACTGTTCATTGTTGGTGGTCACTCACCTGGAAGTAACTGATCCTGCACAGGTTCAGTCTCAATTGCTGCAGCTGCAGAAACAACATGAATGTTACATTACAAACAATATAACACAGGTCACTGTGATTAATAAAAATCATCACACTATGTTTAGTATTTCTAGCTTCTCACCTGTGGCAGTTCTCAGTGTAAAGGCAGCACACAGCAGCACACATACAATCCAAACCTTCATGATGATGACTGTAGCtacatgggaaaaaaaatattttaaatgtgatttatgtCAAACAATTTCGGCTCACCAAGTCCATCCTCTGTCTCTCCTTGTGATTTTAGTATTGAATTCTACGCCCTATTCATTCTCAATCCAGATTGAACCTTCACAATATGTTGTTTTAAGCTCCTGTTAAGTTAGGCTAGGGTAAAAAATGGATTTCAATGTCAATAAGAAAGCTAGAGTACCGATTTTTGAAATCTCAGGTTGTGTCTGTCTGGCAGAAATTGAGAGTAATCTGTTGAATGAGGTTCCCAGCATGCCTTTTATACCATTCCATAAGTTGCACTCAGTACACCAGGAGACATCACTCCAGGAACATGTTCCCACTATTAATTTATGGTTTACAGTAATCTCAATTATAAAACCAGATCATAGAAATCTGTTTCTGCTCAAAGGTGTCAGTGATAGATAATGACAGTGATAGATTTTCTATGTTGACCTCTGTACACCAGGATGCAGTGTGATTTATTGTAAGCCACCAAAACACTCACACTTAAATGATAAGAATTGGTTCATGCTTTTGATGTTCAATAACGCTGGCCTGTCTAGAGTTTGAATATAAATCACCCACAGGAAGCTGCTTCACctttacaataacaataatcagATTCCTGTAAGCTGTATAATATTACCATTCTATCGTCAATgattaatcaatcaataattAATCAATCACTCAGTCATTATGGTTCCAGTACAAAATCTGTTTACATTGTTAAACAATCAATACACAAATACCATCTCCAAATAAACaagcatttatatatttaaataaatgtatttatattcatgtatattaattcattcattcatttaattgctaatttttacatttatttaattcaagTGGATAATGTGTTAAAAACTTTTCCGTAAcactttataatatttaaatacttGTCGATGATTTCATTAAAATTCTGCTGATATGACTGAAAATTTGTTTTTGAAGTCCTCTACTATCCATAAATTGTTATGTACGGAATAACATGATGGACGCTGTTGTtatttaagcaatatcacaGAAGCAAGAGTGCTGTTGTAGTGAATATCAGCACCGCTGTAGGAAGGTTTTGCCGGTAATCACAGCTTTGCTGACATTCACTGTAACATAATTGTCTAGTGCAATATTAGTTTTATGCAATAGTTCTTTAACCAAGAAttgaatataatttaataatgagTAACTGACATTTTAGGTCAAGAGCTACCTATTTCAATTATTATGTACAAACAATCAAAACACTCAATCAATGAACCTTAAACAACTGAATAAAGaacaatttatttatctaaCTCTCACAACTTAAATTCACATCAAAAGCACGTCACATGTAGGCCTTTACAAATTTCAGTGTATCAAGTTCACATCAACCTAGTTTAAATTTACTTGAAAATCCAAGACTCCCTACACAATTTGATAATTCCTAGACCATAGACCAATTATATGTCTCCTTCTCACTTTAGACTTCATGTATTCAATAAGTGCATTCACTCATTCAATCTCAGTTAGTGAAATGACTTTCACTGCAGTCACAGTCCACAAGAAAGGTGTAGGCTGGAATGTATCCCCTTAAACGCACTCGTATAGAGTCATTTAAATGTTCTTTTCTTAGCCCTGTTCTGAATTTagatttaattacatttgtcTCAGAAAAAGCTGCCAAAAAAGTagccaacccccccccaaaataaataaataaataaataaataaataaaaatgttttcagggCTACCGCTCAAAgatttttgtagttttctgAGTCTACTAAGGTTCTGAAACATTGTGAATGTTGTTTAGTTTTTAGTTTGAGTTCATTTTGGAAATTTataatctccatctccaccTGCTCTGTTCTCACTCACATGTATCTCCATGAAGGGGTTatggtaatggtaaatggtttgcatttttttaacctcagcGTTTCAACAATGCGCCTTACACTGCACTTACTCTACAAagctcattcacccattcacacacacagtcacacactaaaggtagcagagctgccatgcaaagcgctagcttgccattgggagcaacttggggttcagtgtcttgcccaaggacacttcagcatgtggattcatgtgggccgggaatcaaacagccgggaattgaaccgccaaacctacaattagtggacaacccgctctaggGTTGGCAGTGAATACCATACAGGGCTCTAGCTTATCAAAATCATTAAACCTGTCCTCAAACTCCTGCCCAATCTTACACAGCAGGATACAATACTTCTGaatattcacacatttcacTATTGGTATCACTCAGGTTGTTTGTTTTCGCTGCATAAAATTCCAGTTATACTAATAGTTTGTCACATATTCAGCTGTGGTTTCTTTAGGAACTTTTTCTGCTGGTAGAGcaaaaattataaacaaaatatttagcCATATTGTGTGGGAAATGTTGTATAAAACTAATATAACACTACACAGTTGTGTTGTTGTAGTGAATATCAGCAAAGCTGTGATTACCTGGAACCCAATTCCTACAGCCGTGCTGATATTCACTACAACAGCACTCTTGCTTCTGTTATATGACTTAAATAACAACAGGGTCCATCATGTGTTATTCTGTACATAGCAATTAGGCTACTAGAGGATTATGAAACAAACTTTCAGTGATATCATCCATTAGAATTTAAGTATTATAAAGTGTTacgtaaattaaaaatatatatatatctgttggatgtaaatgaattaaacatttaacaattaaattaattataaatgttatgcacataaatataaatatgtttatttttaatatatatacatttttttatttggaaatgGTATTTGTGTGTTGAATGTTTAACAATGTGCAGTAAAGAGATTTTGTACTGGAACCATAAAGATAGAGTGAAGATCTTTACAGATAATATTATGCCGCTTACAGGAATCTGTCTATTGTTATTGTAAAGGTGCCACAGTCAATTTCAGGCTAGTGTTATTGCACATTAATAGCATGAACCAATTCTTATCATTGCAGTGTGAGTGTTTTGGTGGCTTACAATAAATCACCCTGTATCCTGGTGTACAGAGGTCAGAATAGAAAATATATCACCCTCATTATAATCACTAACATCTTTGAGCGGAAACAGAGATCTATGATCAGGAATTATAATTGAGATTACCGTAAACCACACATGAATAGCAGGAATAGCAGTGATGTTTCCTGGTGTACTGAGTGCAACTTATGGGATGGACTGGTATAAATGGCACGCTGGGAACCTCATTCAACAGATTACTCTCAATTTCTGCCAGACAGACACAAACTGAGACTTGAAAATGTGTACGTAATGTGTACGAGACGTAAAAATGTGTACTTTCTTATTGATACTGAAATGCCTTCACATCCTAGCTTAACTTACCAGGAACTTAAAACACTATATTGTGAAGGTTCTATCTGGATTGAGAATTAATTGATTTGGATcacatgtaaaataattttatttatttttctatttttctaagaataaagaataattaaataaatgtgttttcaaaatatatttgtttattcatttatacttatataaacatatgatataaaattttaataagATAATCATTTGTAGCTATGGTTATTTGACAATTTGGTTAATTCCTCTAGGGGAACAGGCTGTTGAGGAGTTGAATGGTGCAGGTCAGTATACTGGTATATTGGTTCTTCTTGCTATAACCATATCTGTACTTGTGATGTTGTGGGAACCATAAACAATATTGTAGTAATACATGATCACTTGTGTCTTCAGTTGAAGATAAGGAGGAAGCTCTCAAAGTAGATGCTGCTGCTGAAGGTAATCTTATTAATCAAGTAAATTAAAGAAGTCTGTTCAAATAGAAAGTtcttttaacaataaattataTGAAATCAATAGAAATAGACTGTGCATAAAAACAGAGATGTGTATTATTGTCCACAGTTAAGTTGGCCTACTGTCCACCTGGATGGCTTAAATATGAATCACTCTCCTTTCAACATGAGATCAATTCTGTCCTGGCTCAATGCTGAGGTAAATATCAGAATCATAAAACAAAAGATAGTAGGATaaagaaaatgatttttaaGATGTACTGGAAGTAAAGAATGGAAGGAATtgacaaagaaatgtaaaaaatgaaatgttttctcaGGACAATCTCTGATCATTTATAGGACGTtctttgttttctatttttcctttccttcctcccttctgTCACATAATtcatgtaatggaggttaggactgatccaaatgcagataagagctttattatattatgagagacaggcagacaaatccaaattgtaaAACATAGACgtggtcataaacaggcaaaggtcaggcaattggcaaacaggcataaacgaggaaAAACATAATCGAAGAACAAGGGTGAGAACAAGATTAAAACTATAACACATGAAACGAGGAACAAAGGCTTGATATATGGGAACCTCAAAGTAATACTTCGCGACGAACAAagagagacacgaggggtttaaatactaaacataatcaggggtgaacacaaaacagctgagactaatgatgacacatacggTAAACagccaatgacaatacagggtcAGAGACAGgacaaaccataacaaaacacacatgtcaaaagaaaacaaagtcaatgtcactgaaaacctGGAAGTGTGTGCTTATGCTTTGGGCTTTGGTGCGCGCTGCATGCTCCAGTGCTTAGTGTGAGGGGAAATTGTGacaccttccttccttccttcctcctaATTATGTCTTTAGGCACAGTGTGTAGCTGAACAGGCAAGACTGTACAAAATCTGTTAAACATTCAATGCAACGTTCTAAATAAACCAATAaaccatttatatatttaaataaacatatctaTATTCATatgcaataaataattaattaacttaattgctaaatatttaattaatttgctTCCAGTGGATAAAATTGGTTCAAAAATTCTCTGTAAaactttatattatttaaattctCAAGGATGATTTCATTAAAATTGCTTAAAAATGCTGATATGAGTCAAACTCatgaaatgttttgtaatgCTCTAGTAGCCATTAATTGTTATGTAAGGAATTTAATTTATACAACAgatgtttaaacaaaaatttaaTAAGCAACTGATATTTCAGGCACAGTATGgcaaaatattttgtttatttttgttttgccgGGAAAAAAAGTTCCCAAAGAAACCACAGCTGGATATGTAACAAATTGTTAGTAGAACTGGAATTTTATGTAGCAAACACAGACAAGTATATTACCAGTGTTCTTCTAGTAACTATCAGCACTTTTGGAATGCTGGTTGTC includes:
- the LOC108263323 gene encoding struthiocalcin-1, which translates into the protein MLGTSFNRLLSISARQTQPEISKIATVIIMKVWIVCVLLCAAFTLRTATAAAIETEPVQDQLLPGEQAVEELNDAVEDKEEALKVDAAAEVKLGYCPAGWLKYESRCFRLMRSGLSWLNAEAKCVTEGARLASVRNLGEHRFLQSFLEMSGLSQAWIGAYNFQGTWLWVDTARFYYTNWYSLSSVSSYPCAYMRNNVGWSNANCGSGYAYFCAIDLNSC